The proteins below are encoded in one region of Tomitella fengzijianii:
- a CDS encoding DUF6011 domain-containing protein, whose product MVVSYLTQLHDQLDADERRERDLLTELADRGFRISVPCRVCGQALVDPRSVARHIGPHCARRSGDAK is encoded by the coding sequence ATGGTTGTTTCCTATCTTACCCAACTCCACGACCAGCTCGACGCTGATGAGCGGCGCGAACGGGATCTACTGACTGAACTCGCCGACCGCGGCTTCAGGATCTCCGTGCCCTGCCGAGTGTGCGGCCAAGCCCTTGTGGATCCGCGCTCAGTCGCCCGTCACATCGGGCCGCACTGCGCCCGCCGATCGGGTGATGCCAAGTGA
- a CDS encoding MFS transporter, with product MTDVVAKETPGVTGPGASVPGAAARGWIVTVACAAVAVIIASMAALYTALPDIATASGATQAQLTWIVDGYTLALACLVLPAGAVGDRYGRRVVLVAGLAVFTAGSVLPLLVQEPVWIIAARVLAGAGAAAVMPSTLSLLTGLLPADRRAGAIGLWAGVAGAAGVVGIVGSGALVQVWSWESIFIVLSAAGAVMLLCVLTLPESRSPVPPRIDAVGGVLVAAGLGLLVFGIISGPEHGWASVPVLATIGGGLVLVVAFVVTQLRMREPLLDVRLFRSRGFSAGALSLTVQFGVTFGVFLILIQYLQLVLGYSPFGASLAIAPMMAPLMLVAMVSPRIAERVGLKAVMVAGMAAIAFGLLMLRGIDADSGYVDVLWPVLIMSAGLGLTAAPATGVIVSEAPADKQGVAAAVNDATREVGASLGIAVAGSLLAAGYASGIAPVLDRLPAAARGPVEDSLAGALAVAEHAGPSAGVLEDVAERAFLDGVASAGLVLACAAAVGAVFMAVLAPGRGAARRRPAREDVAAYAPEPGRSETGAPTLDV from the coding sequence ATGACGGACGTGGTGGCCAAGGAAACGCCTGGCGTGACCGGCCCGGGCGCATCCGTGCCGGGGGCCGCGGCTCGCGGGTGGATCGTCACCGTGGCGTGCGCCGCGGTGGCGGTCATCATCGCCTCGATGGCAGCCCTCTACACCGCGCTTCCGGACATCGCCACGGCCTCCGGCGCCACGCAGGCGCAGCTCACCTGGATTGTCGACGGCTACACCCTCGCGCTCGCGTGCCTGGTGCTGCCCGCCGGCGCCGTGGGCGACAGGTACGGCCGCCGGGTGGTGCTCGTCGCCGGGCTGGCGGTGTTCACCGCGGGGTCGGTGCTGCCGCTGTTGGTGCAGGAGCCGGTGTGGATCATCGCCGCCCGCGTGCTGGCGGGGGCCGGTGCCGCCGCGGTGATGCCGTCCACGCTGTCGCTGCTGACCGGCCTCCTGCCCGCCGACCGCCGGGCGGGCGCCATCGGCTTGTGGGCCGGGGTGGCCGGAGCGGCGGGGGTGGTCGGAATCGTGGGCTCCGGGGCGCTGGTGCAGGTGTGGTCGTGGGAGTCGATCTTCATCGTGCTGTCGGCCGCCGGCGCGGTGATGCTCCTGTGCGTGCTGACGCTGCCGGAGTCGCGTTCGCCCGTTCCGCCGCGGATCGACGCGGTCGGCGGCGTGCTGGTGGCCGCCGGGCTGGGGCTCCTCGTGTTCGGCATCATCTCGGGGCCGGAGCACGGCTGGGCGTCCGTACCCGTGCTCGCGACGATCGGCGGGGGGCTGGTGCTCGTGGTCGCGTTCGTCGTGACGCAGCTGCGCATGCGCGAGCCGTTGCTGGACGTGCGGTTGTTCCGCAGCAGGGGGTTCTCCGCGGGCGCGCTGTCGCTGACGGTGCAGTTCGGCGTCACCTTCGGGGTGTTCCTCATCCTGATCCAATACCTGCAGCTGGTGCTGGGGTACAGCCCGTTCGGCGCGTCGCTGGCCATCGCGCCGATGATGGCTCCGCTGATGCTGGTGGCCATGGTGTCGCCGCGGATCGCCGAGCGGGTAGGCCTCAAGGCCGTGATGGTGGCGGGGATGGCGGCTATCGCGTTCGGCCTGCTGATGCTGCGCGGGATCGACGCCGATTCCGGCTATGTCGACGTGCTGTGGCCGGTGCTGATCATGAGCGCCGGGCTGGGGCTCACCGCCGCGCCGGCCACGGGCGTGATCGTCTCCGAGGCGCCCGCGGACAAGCAGGGGGTCGCAGCCGCCGTCAACGACGCCACCCGGGAGGTGGGGGCCAGTCTCGGCATCGCCGTTGCGGGGAGCCTGCTGGCGGCCGGCTACGCGAGCGGCATCGCACCCGTGCTCGACAGGCTGCCGGCGGCGGCGCGCGGACCGGTGGAGGACTCGCTCGCCGGCGCGCTCGCGGTGGCCGAGCACGCCGGGCCGTCCGCGGGCGTGCTCGAGGACGTCGCGGAGCGCGCGTTCCTCGACGGGGTGGCGAGCGCGGGGCTGGTACTTGCCTGTGCGGCCGCAGTGGGGGCCGTATTCATGGCAGTGCTGGCGCCGGGGAGGGGCGCGGCGAGGAGGCGGCCCGCCCGCGAGGACGTCGCCGCCTACGCACCGGAGCCCGGCCGCTCCGAAACCGGGGCGCCCACGCTCGACGTCTAG
- a CDS encoding YfjI family protein produces the protein MIPYGTEADTATEDQIVAALDGPADPPTPLTATRSIPQFPVDALPTSVRAMVEGTAEATQTDPAMAGTSALSALSACTGGHAQIEIRSGWREPLCGYFATVAGPGERKSSVQHSMIAPLLDVEAQLAELGMAARMEAETLKSIAVAEAEKARKIAANATDNKSALQADAVGAAQTAESMTVPAVPRLVADDVTPEAAASLLAEQGGRLAIISAEGGIFDIIAGRYSKSIPNLDLWLKGHAGDPLKVDRKGREPEYVRHPALTLGLMIQPSVLSALSREESFRGRGFLARILFACPVSKVGARTIAPAPVTEVVRAAYTRSIGTLAEGMAGWNGDPAVLVLSPPAHDAVRSLEEAVEPTLAGNGELASIADWGAKYVGAVCRIAGMLHLAEYGHDVGVRCPVAVETIEAATRVGGYFKACAIKVFAEMGMDQITADAIYLLERIEHIGEDVISERDMQRAARRFKSKTELQPALDRLIEYRHLLPIPAPGSGASVGRSPSPTYRLNHGTQRTQRTEPPSEGSSVRSVRSVPTPGGSCRHHPDVNLTAAGKCWQCSLATVSA, from the coding sequence GTGATCCCGTACGGCACCGAAGCCGACACCGCGACTGAAGATCAGATCGTGGCCGCGCTTGACGGCCCGGCCGATCCGCCGACGCCGCTGACCGCCACCAGATCGATCCCGCAGTTCCCTGTCGACGCTCTGCCGACCAGTGTGCGGGCGATGGTGGAGGGAACCGCCGAGGCCACCCAGACTGACCCAGCGATGGCCGGTACGTCGGCACTCTCCGCCCTGAGCGCCTGCACCGGTGGGCACGCGCAGATCGAGATCCGCTCAGGCTGGCGAGAGCCCTTGTGTGGGTACTTCGCCACCGTGGCTGGACCGGGGGAACGCAAGTCCTCGGTGCAGCACTCGATGATCGCGCCGCTGCTCGATGTCGAGGCCCAGCTCGCCGAGCTCGGTATGGCTGCACGGATGGAGGCCGAGACGCTGAAGTCCATTGCGGTCGCCGAGGCCGAGAAGGCTCGCAAGATCGCCGCCAACGCGACCGACAACAAGAGTGCGCTGCAGGCTGATGCTGTCGGCGCCGCACAGACTGCAGAGTCCATGACCGTGCCCGCGGTGCCACGGTTGGTGGCCGATGACGTCACGCCCGAAGCTGCAGCGTCACTGCTCGCCGAACAAGGTGGTCGTCTGGCGATCATCTCGGCCGAGGGCGGCATCTTCGACATCATCGCCGGCCGCTACTCGAAGTCGATTCCAAACCTGGATCTCTGGCTCAAAGGTCACGCGGGCGATCCGCTGAAGGTCGACCGCAAGGGCCGTGAGCCCGAGTACGTCCGTCACCCGGCGCTCACCCTCGGGCTGATGATCCAGCCGTCCGTTCTGTCCGCTCTGTCACGTGAGGAATCATTCAGGGGTCGGGGATTCCTCGCGCGCATTCTGTTCGCCTGCCCGGTCTCGAAGGTCGGCGCCCGCACGATCGCGCCCGCGCCCGTCACCGAGGTCGTGCGCGCCGCCTACACGCGCAGCATCGGCACGCTCGCCGAGGGCATGGCCGGATGGAACGGAGACCCCGCCGTCCTGGTCCTGTCGCCGCCAGCACACGACGCGGTGCGGTCATTGGAAGAGGCTGTCGAACCAACCCTCGCGGGTAACGGAGAGCTCGCGTCTATCGCCGATTGGGGAGCGAAGTACGTCGGTGCGGTCTGCCGGATCGCAGGGATGCTGCACCTGGCCGAGTACGGGCACGACGTTGGTGTTCGATGCCCGGTAGCGGTCGAGACCATCGAGGCCGCCACGCGGGTCGGTGGGTACTTCAAGGCGTGCGCGATCAAGGTGTTCGCCGAGATGGGCATGGACCAGATCACTGCAGATGCGATCTACCTGTTGGAGCGCATCGAGCATATCGGCGAGGACGTCATCTCTGAGCGGGATATGCAGCGGGCCGCTCGAAGGTTCAAGTCCAAGACTGAGCTGCAGCCTGCACTTGACCGACTCATCGAGTACCGGCATTTACTTCCGATCCCGGCGCCGGGATCGGGTGCATCGGTTGGCCGGAGCCCCTCGCCGACGTACCGGCTCAACCACGGGACACAACGGACACAAAGGACAGAACCACCGTCCGAGGGCAGTTCTGTCCGTTCTGTCCGCTCTGTCCCCACCCCTGGCGGTTCCTGCCGCCACCATCCCGACGTCAACCTCACCGCCGCCGGCAAGTGCTGGCAGTGCAGCCTCGCCACCGTCAGCGCCTAG
- a CDS encoding TetR/AcrR family transcriptional regulator has translation MIAKQPPPAPAADGPGEPADEDPRRRRSRSRLLDAATNLLSSGGVEAVTVEAVTKASKVARTTLYRHFDNSAALVTAAFERLIPPVAAPPAQGTTRERLITLMDAIAESIEGAPLHLTVFGWLAIGPDRAAAGDTDADADTDAASLRERVVAQYREPFDALLDSPEVRKEIGDYDNTLAMLQLTGPMVFARLAALPPVDREQRARIVDDFLTARQAPATGAREGTRTLTS, from the coding sequence ATGATCGCGAAGCAACCTCCCCCCGCCCCCGCCGCCGACGGCCCCGGGGAGCCCGCCGACGAGGACCCCCGGCGCCGGCGCTCGCGGTCGCGCCTGCTCGACGCCGCGACGAACCTGCTCAGCTCCGGCGGAGTGGAAGCCGTGACCGTCGAGGCGGTGACGAAGGCCTCCAAAGTCGCGCGCACCACCCTGTACCGGCACTTCGACAACAGCGCCGCGCTGGTCACCGCGGCTTTCGAACGGCTCATCCCGCCAGTCGCGGCCCCACCGGCGCAGGGGACCACCCGCGAGCGGCTGATCACGCTGATGGACGCGATAGCCGAGTCGATCGAAGGCGCACCCCTGCACCTGACAGTGTTCGGGTGGCTGGCGATAGGCCCGGACCGCGCCGCGGCGGGCGACACCGATGCCGATGCCGACACCGACGCCGCTTCTCTGCGCGAACGGGTTGTAGCCCAATACCGCGAGCCGTTCGACGCCCTGCTCGACAGCCCGGAGGTGCGCAAGGAGATCGGCGACTACGACAACACGCTGGCCATGCTGCAGCTGACCGGCCCGATGGTGTTCGCGCGGCTGGCCGCGCTGCCGCCGGTCGACCGGGAACAGCGCGCACGGATCGTCGACGACTTCCTCACTGCGCGTCAGGCGCCCGCGACTGGTGCGCGAGAAGGGACTCGAACCCTCACGTCCTAG